The Triticum aestivum cultivar Chinese Spring chromosome 7B, IWGSC CS RefSeq v2.1, whole genome shotgun sequence genome window below encodes:
- the LOC123162674 gene encoding uncharacterized protein, translating into MSVKACFGNIANALVDWDGGSDHCPWRGSSPATQTPSPGGSSKEARLQQKSLNAFQASVRRTSFQRENCHSCTLTPDACETPKTISSSTISSPSSGSLSSAPSAEWADRNGTSTVLFRKSSLPSQCDHTLVNINRSILKLAL; encoded by the exons ATGTCCGTCAAGGCATGCTTCGGCAACATCGCCAACGCGCTCGTTGACTGGGACGGTGGCAGCGACCATTGCCCCTGGCGGGGGTCGTCGCCTGCGACACAAACTCCTTCGCCTGGAG GAAGCTCAAAGGAAGCAAGACTtcaacaaaaatctctgaatgcatTCCAAGCTTCTGTACGGCGTACGTCGTTTCAAAGGGAAAACTGTCATTCGTGCACTCTTACACCTGATGCCTGTGAAACACCCAAGACCATATCTTCTTCAACCATTTCTTCTCCTAGCTCTGGAAGCCTTTCTAGTGCGCCCTCAG CAGAGTGGGCTGACAGAAATGGAACATCAACTGTATTATTCCGCAAGTCATCTCTGCCATCGCAATGTGATCACACACTCGTAAATATAAATAGGTCAATCCTGAAGCTAGCCCTTTAG